In Phoenix dactylifera cultivar Barhee BC4 chromosome 11, palm_55x_up_171113_PBpolish2nd_filt_p, whole genome shotgun sequence, the following are encoded in one genomic region:
- the LOC103713870 gene encoding serine/threonine-protein phosphatase 7, protein MHLPWIFPRFKHETLVFFSSAPYLLTRTPNPSSPSPPPPNPLPTPSMSAKEISNPDLSSSATEATTPSPASTPEIALSWPSDGILTVEWIRALTAALDWASRHLPPSGLPSVLPFPVFHRLVLAASNLLHKERNCVTVDVGDEPCSVVVVGDVHGQLHDVIFLLEDAGFPSEDRFFVFNGDYVDRGAWGLETFVLLLAWKIFLPHRVFLLRGNHESKYCTSVYGFEKEVMVKYGDQGQQVYRKCLRCFEGLPLASIIAGCVYTAHGGLFRSMNIASSKRSKGKKGRKIVTNVNTNLLKLGSLEELQNARRTVLDPPWEGSNLIPGDVLWSDPSLKPGISPNEERGIGLLWGPDCTEEFLKKYNLKLIIRSHEGPDARDKRHDLTAMNDGYTIDHTVESGKLITLFSAPDYPQFQATEERFNNRGAYIVLQAPDFTSPEFHTFEAIKPRPQANAYYDFEEVIDSDEELDLQSMDHGSALEGITAIQTE, encoded by the exons ATGCATCTGCCCTGGATCTTCCCAAGATTCAAACACGAAACCCTAGTTTTCTTTTCATCAGCTCCATATCTTCTGACACGAACTCCCAATccctcctctccatctcccCCGCCTCCAAACCCCCTCCCTACCCCGTCCATGTCCGCGAAGGAAATTTCGAATCCCGATCTCTCGTCCTCGGCAACCGAAGCCACGACCCCATCTCCTGCCTCCACCCCGGAGATCGCCCTCTCCTGGCCTTCCGATGGAATCCTGACCGTCGAGTGGATCCGGGCCCTCACCGCCGCCCTCGACTGGGCCTCCCGCCACCTCCCGCCCTCCGGTCTCCCCTCCGTCCTCCCCTTCCCCGTCTTCCACCGCCTCGTACTCGCCGCCTCCAACCTCCTCCACAAGGAGCGCAACTGCGTAACCGTCGACGTCGGCGACGAACCCTGCAGCGTCGTCGTTGTCGGCGACGTTCATGGTCAGCTTCATGATGTGATCTTCTTGCTGGAGGATGCTGGATTTCCCTCGGAAGATCGCTTCTTTGTGTTTAATGGAGACTATGTGGATCGGGGTGCCTGGGGCTTGGAGACTTTCGTCCTCTTGCTGGCTTGGAAG ATTTTTTTACCACATCGAGTATTTCTCCTCCGTGGTAATCACGAATCCAAGTACTGCACATCTGTTTATGGATTTGAGAAAGAGGTAATGGTTAAATATGGAGATCAAGGCCAACAAGTCTATCGAAAGTGTTTAAGATGTTTTGAAGGTCTTCCTTTGGCATCCATTATAGCAGGATGTGTATATACTGCTCATGGAGGACTTTTTCGCAGCATGAATATTGCTTCATCAAAGAgatcaaaaggaaaaaagggcCGTAAGATAGTCACCAATGTTAACACAAACTTGCTAAAGCTTGGTTCCTTGGAGGAGTTACAAAATGCAAGGCGAACAGTTCTTGATCCTCCATGGGAGGGTTCGAACTTGATACCTGGTGATGTACTGTGGTCTGATCCTTCACTAAAGCCAGGGATTTCTCCAAATGAAGAGAGAGGAATTGGTTTGTTATGGGGACCTGATTGCACTGAAGAgttccttaaaaaatataatctaAAG TTGATTATCAGGTCACATGAAGGCCCTGATGCAAGGGATAAACGGCATGATCTTACTGCAATGAATGATGGCTATACAATAGATCATACAGTGGAATCAGGAAAGCTTATTACCCTTTTTAGTGCTCCTGACTACCCCCAATTTCAG GCTACGGAAGAACGATTCAACAATCGTGGTGCATATATTGTGCTACAAGCACCCGATTTTACTTCTCCTGAATTCCATACTTTTGAAGCCATAAAACCGAGGCCACAG